Proteins encoded within one genomic window of Panicum virgatum strain AP13 chromosome 1N, P.virgatum_v5, whole genome shotgun sequence:
- the LOC120655046 gene encoding 26S proteasome regulatory subunit 8 homolog A, whose product MATVAMDISKPTPAASGDEAAAAAKGRSSGGGEGLRQYYLQHIHDLQLQIRQKTHNLNRLEAQRNDLNSRVRMLREELQLLQEPGSYVGEVVKVMGKSKVLVKVHPEGKYVVDIDKSIDITKITPSTRVALRNDSYMLHLILPSKVDPLVNLMKVEKVPDSTYDMIGGLDQQIKEIKEVIELPIKHPELFESLGIAQPKGVLLYGPPGTGKTLLARAVAHHTDCTFIRVSGSELVQKYIGEGSRMVRELFVMAREHAPSIIFMDEIDSIGSARMESGTGNGDSEVQRTMLELLNQLDGFEASNKIKVLMATNRIDILDQALLRPGRIDRKIEFPNPNEDSRFDILKIHSRKMNLMRGIDLKKIAGKMNGASGAELKAVCTEAGMFALRERRVHVTQEDFEMAVAKVMKKDTEKNMSLRKLWK is encoded by the exons atggcgacggtgGCGATGGACATCTCGAagcccacgccggcggcgtccggcgacgaggccgcggcagcggcgaaggggaggagcagcggcggaggcgagggCCTCCGCCAGTACTACCTGCAGCACATCCACGACCTGCAGCTCCAGATCCGGCAGAAGACCCACAACCTCAACCGCCTCGAGGCCCAGCGCAACGACCTCAACTCCCGAG TTAGAATGCTCAGGGAAGAGCTGCAGTTGCTTCAAGAGCCTGGATCATATGTTGGTGAGGTGGTGAAGGTCATGGGCAAATCAAAGGTTCTGGTGAAG GTGCACCCAGAAGGCAAATATGTTGTGGATATTGATAAGAGCATTGATATTACGAAGATCACACCTTCAACAAGAGTTGCTCTTCGAAATGACAGCTATATGCTCCATCTGATCCTGCCAAGCAAAGTTGATCCATTGGTCAAcctcatgaaggttgagaaggtTCCTGATTCTACTTATGATATGATTGGAGGCCTTGACCAGCAAATTAAAGAGATCAAAGAG GTCATCGAGCTTCCAATCAAACATCCTGAGCTGTTTGAGAGCCTTGGAATTGCCCAGCCAAAG GGTGTCCTCCTTTATGGACCTCCAGGCACAGGAAAGACATTGCTGGCACGTGCAGTTGCTCATCACACTGATTGCACCTTCATCAGGGTTTCTGGTTCTGAGCTTGTTCAGAAGTATATTGGTGAGGGCTCCCGTATGGTTCGTGAACTATTCGTTATGGCCAG GGAACACGCACCGTCCATTATATTTATGGACGAAATAGATTCTATTGGATCTGCTAGAATGGAGTCGGGAACTGGCAACGGTGATAGTGAAGTGCAGCGTACCATGCTTGAGCTTCTGAACCAGCTTGATGGTTTTGAAGCATCAAACAAAATTAAG GTTCTGATGGCAACGAACAGAATCGACATCTTGGATCAAGCCCTTCTGAGGCCTGGTCGCATAGACAGGAAGATTGAATTTCCAAATCCCAATGAGGAT TCACGTTTCGATATCTTGAAGATTCATTCAAGAAAAATGAACTTGATGCGTGGTATTGATTTGAAAAAGATCGCAGGGAAGATGAATGGAGCCTCAGGAGCTGAGCTGAAG GCGGTCTGCACAGAAGCTGGCATGTTTGCCCTTCGTGAGAGAAGGGTACACGTTACACAGGAGGACTTCGAAATGGCGGTCGCTAAGGTGATGAAGAAAGACACGGAGAAGAACATGTCCCTGCGCAAGCTCTGGAAGTGA
- the LOC120655045 gene encoding uncharacterized protein LOC120655045 — MGRSSMAGPAMLLLLCTVCRLALGITDGLLPNGNFERGPVPSQLRGTRVLGSSAIPSWQTSGFVEYIPSGKKQGDMLLVVPEGAYAVRLGNEASIRQRLRGAARGARYSLTFSAARTCAQAEQLNVSASGQSGLLAMQTMYSSNGWDSYAWAWVADAGEVDVVIHNPGVTEDPACGPLIDSVAIKTLNPPRRTNRNLVKNGDFEEGPYIIPGTRWGVLIPSRVVDDHSPLPGWMVESLKAVKYIDGGSFAVPRGRRAVELLAGRESAVAQVIRTVPGRRYALSFTVGDAGNACRGSLMVEAYAGRESTKVAYESAGKGGVKRAVLPFRAASARTRIVFFSSFYSTRSDDLSSLCGPVLDDVAVVSVRAKRG, encoded by the exons ATGGGAAGGTCATCCATGGCTGGGCCGGCGATGCTTCTGCTGCTCTGCACAGTGTGCAGACTGGCGCTCGGAATTACTGACG GGCTGCTCCCGAACGGCAACTTCGAGCGCGGGCCGGTGCCGTCGCAGCTGCGGGGGACGCGGGTGCTGGGCTCGTCGGCGATCCCGTCGTGGCAGACGTCGGGGTTCGTGGAGTACATCCCGTCGGGGAAGAAGCAGGGGGACATGCTGCTGGTGGTGCCGGAGGGCGCCTACGCCGTGCGGCTCGGGAACGAGGCGTCGATCCGACAGCggctccgcggcgccgcccgcggcgcGCGCTACTCGCTGACGTTCAGCGCGGCGCGGACGTGCGCGCAGGCGGAGCAGCTCAACGTGTCGGCGTCCGGGCAGTCGGGCCTGCTGGCCATGCAGACCATGTACAGCAGCAACGGGTGGGACTCGTACGCCTGGGCCTGGGTCGCCGACGCTGGCGAGGTCGACGTCGTCATCCACAACCCCGGCGTCACCGAGGACCCCGCCTGCGGCCCGCTCATCGACTCCGTCGCCATCAAGACGCTCAACCCGCCGCGCCGCACGAACA GGAACCTGGTGAAGAACGGCGACTTCGAGGAGGGCCCGTACATCATCCCGGGGACCAGGTGGGGCGTGCTGATCCCGTCGCGCGTGGTGGACGACCACTCGCCGCTGCCCGGGTGGATGGTGGAGTCGCTCAAGGCCGTCAAGTACATCGACGGCGGCAGCTTCGCGGTGCcgcgggggcggcgcgccgtGGAGCTGCTGGCGGGGAGGGAGAGCGCGGTGGCGCAGGTGATCCGCACCGTGCCGGGGCGGCGCTACGCGCTGTCCTTCACGGTGGGGGACGCCGGCAACGCCTGCCGCGGGTCGCTCATGGTGGAGGCCTACGCGGGGCGGGAGTCCACCAAGGTGGCGTACGAGTCGGCGGGGAAGGGCGGCGTGAAGCGCGCCGTGCTGCCGTTCCGCGCTGCCTCCGCGCGCACGCGCATCGTCTTCTTCAGCTCCTTCTACAGCACCAGGAGCGACGACCTCAGCTCGCTCTGCGGGCCCGTCCTCGACGACGTCGCCGTCGTCAGCGTGCGGGCGAAGCGCGGCTAG